One stretch of Alcaligenes faecalis DNA includes these proteins:
- the tsaE gene encoding tRNA (adenosine(37)-N6)-threonylcarbamoyltransferase complex ATPase subunit type 1 TsaE, whose protein sequence is MNPQALTLSLPDEDATTALAERLAPLLGGQVSGVPAGGRIHLHGDLGAGKTHFVRALLRACGVTGRIKSPSYALLESYKVSSLYFYHLDFYRFSDPREWVDAGFRDILQDNAVVLIEWPEKAGDLLPEPDLDLHLDYCGDGRLATLDARSAKGTLWITTLAPSQQK, encoded by the coding sequence ATGAATCCGCAAGCTTTAACCCTGTCCTTGCCTGACGAGGACGCCACCACGGCCCTGGCCGAGCGCCTTGCTCCGCTGCTTGGCGGTCAGGTTTCCGGCGTGCCTGCAGGTGGCCGAATTCATCTTCATGGTGACCTGGGCGCCGGTAAAACCCACTTTGTTCGAGCCCTGTTGCGGGCCTGCGGCGTTACCGGTCGTATCAAAAGTCCCAGCTACGCTTTGCTTGAAAGTTATAAAGTTTCTAGCTTATACTTCTATCATCTTGATTTTTATAGATTTAGCGATCCACGAGAATGGGTCGACGCAGGTTTTCGCGATATTTTGCAAGACAATGCTGTTGTGCTGATCGAATGGCCCGAAAAAGCAGGGGATTTATTGCCCGAGCCCGATCTGGATTTACACCTGGATTATTGTGGTGACGGTCGTTTGGCCACCCTGGATGCACGCAGCGCCAAAGGAACGCTATGGATTACGACACTCGCCCCCAGCCAGCAGAAGTAG
- a CDS encoding AEC family transporter — protein sequence MATIFPLILPDFLLIALGALLLHRFHFSRDFFQGAEKLVYYVLFPALLFDSITRIPLNLGDTWPLLVAAAVLIAVGTILAWLALPILKPEHLQHAALTQCAFRFNTYLGMSLASAIAGPSGVAVMALLVGFSVPMANMVAVTVLARGQQGRIAIELLKNPLILSTVAALAWNLAGLSVPGPVQLAFSRLGACALGIGLLCVGATLSLQGSRRAGALISWITAIKLLALPLAALAIAWVLDMSTLERQMLLVFAALPTASSAHVLAARMGADSRLVALTMSIGTILAGLTIPLWLSLTT from the coding sequence ATGGCCACAATATTCCCGCTGATCCTGCCCGATTTTCTGCTGATTGCACTAGGGGCTTTACTGCTGCATCGCTTCCATTTCAGCCGGGATTTTTTCCAGGGCGCAGAAAAGCTGGTCTATTACGTCCTGTTTCCAGCCCTGCTGTTTGATTCCATTACTCGCATCCCGCTCAATCTGGGTGATACCTGGCCTTTACTGGTGGCCGCGGCTGTTTTAATTGCCGTGGGCACGATACTGGCCTGGCTGGCCCTGCCCATTCTGAAACCCGAGCATCTGCAGCACGCAGCCCTGACACAGTGCGCATTTCGCTTCAATACCTATTTGGGGATGTCTCTGGCCAGTGCGATTGCCGGGCCATCGGGTGTCGCTGTCATGGCTTTGCTGGTGGGCTTTTCTGTTCCCATGGCCAATATGGTGGCGGTAACCGTACTGGCGCGTGGGCAGCAAGGCCGCATTGCCATCGAGCTGCTTAAAAATCCCCTGATCCTGTCTACCGTGGCCGCTCTGGCCTGGAATCTGGCCGGTTTGTCCGTACCTGGCCCGGTTCAATTGGCCTTTAGCCGCCTGGGGGCCTGCGCCTTGGGGATTGGTTTGTTGTGTGTGGGCGCCACCTTGTCGCTGCAAGGCTCTCGCCGGGCAGGCGCTTTGATCAGCTGGATTACGGCGATCAAGCTGCTGGCTTTGCCTCTGGCCGCCCTGGCGATTGCCTGGGTGTTGGATATGAGCACATTGGAGCGCCAGATGTTACTGGTATTTGCGGCTCTGCCTACGGCCTCTTCTGCCCACGTACTGGCCGCTCGCATGGGAGCCGATAGCCGTCTGGTCGCGCTGACCATGTCGATCGGCACTATACTAGCTGGCTTGACCATTCCATTGTGGTTATCCCTCACCACCTGA
- a CDS encoding tripartite tricarboxylate transporter substrate binding protein BugE has translation MIGTANVAHAQADYPNQAIRVIVPFAPGGSTDIVARIVTKGMSEVLGQSMVVENKGGAGGAIGAAEAARAKPDGYTLSIATISTLAVNPACRPNDLPYDPLKDFVPVSNFANLPNVIEVNPKFPAQNFKEFVQQLKDNPGKYSYGSSGTCSVLHLFGEAFKLETGTDIVHVPYRGAGPAVTDAVGGQINAMFDNLPSSMAQIQAGNLRALAIAWPERLPALKDVPTLAEEGYPQLNSPAWYGLLAPKGTPPEIVAKLHAAAAEALKKPEIISALEKQGATPSGNSPEEFAKEIKEQYDWAHDVVKKGNIKLE, from the coding sequence ATGATCGGCACGGCGAATGTCGCTCATGCTCAAGCGGATTATCCTAACCAGGCAATTCGCGTCATTGTTCCTTTTGCACCCGGTGGCTCCACCGATATTGTGGCGCGTATTGTGACCAAAGGCATGAGCGAAGTGCTGGGCCAGTCCATGGTTGTAGAAAACAAGGGCGGTGCTGGTGGCGCTATTGGAGCGGCAGAAGCTGCTCGCGCCAAACCTGATGGCTATACCTTGTCGATTGCCACTATTTCGACGCTGGCCGTGAATCCCGCTTGCCGCCCCAATGATTTGCCTTACGATCCCTTGAAAGATTTTGTGCCGGTCAGCAACTTTGCCAACCTGCCCAACGTGATCGAGGTCAATCCCAAATTTCCGGCACAGAACTTCAAGGAGTTCGTGCAGCAGCTGAAAGACAACCCCGGTAAATACTCCTACGGCAGTTCGGGTACCTGCTCGGTGCTGCACTTGTTTGGCGAAGCCTTCAAGCTGGAAACCGGCACTGACATCGTGCACGTGCCTTACCGTGGAGCCGGCCCGGCTGTGACGGATGCGGTGGGCGGCCAGATCAATGCCATGTTTGATAACCTGCCTTCGTCCATGGCCCAGATCCAGGCTGGCAACTTGCGCGCACTGGCCATTGCCTGGCCCGAGCGTCTGCCTGCTCTGAAGGATGTGCCTACCCTGGCCGAAGAAGGTTACCCGCAACTGAACAGCCCGGCCTGGTACGGTCTGCTGGCTCCCAAGGGTACACCTCCTGAAATCGTTGCCAAGTTGCATGCCGCTGCTGCGGAAGCCTTGAAGAAGCCCGAAATTATTTCGGCTCTGGAAAAGCAGGGTGCAACACCGTCGGGCAACTCGCCTGAAGAGTTCGCCAAGGAAATCAAGGAGCAATACGACTGGGCTCACGACGTGGTCAAGAAAGGCAATATCAAGCTGGAATAA
- a CDS encoding NADP-dependent malic enzyme, whose protein sequence is MSSPVDRQAALDYHEFPIPGKVTIAATKPLVSQRDLGLAYSPGVAAACEEIVVDPKNAFRYTGRGNLVGVISNGTAVLGLGNIGALASKPVMEGKAVLFKKFAGLDVFDIEINETDPDKLVDIIAGLEPTFGGINLEDIKAPECFEVERKLRERMNIPVFHDDQHGTAICVTAAFLNGLKVVGKDIKKIKVVTSGAGAAALACLDLMVDMGLPEENVWVTDIDGVVYKGRPGHQVPELARFAKETEARKLADVIENADVFVGLSAGGVLKAEMLQKMADRPFVMALANPTPEILPEVAKAARDDVIMATGRSDFPNQVNNVLCFPYIFRGALDVGATTITRGMEKAAARAIAALAEEEQDEAVAAAYGGYGLSFGPDYLIPKPFDPRLIVRIAPAVAQAAMEEGVATRPIADLEGYIAKLQQFVYHSGAFMKPVFAVAKQLVREGGKARIVFTEGEEERVLRAVQVIVDEKLAHPILVGRPAVLLSRIKKFGLRLRLGVDVEVTNPESDDRFHQYWTTYWEKMCRRGISKEMARVEMRRRLTLIGSTMVHLGDADGMICGTIGSYHNHLRYIDEMIGRKPDSSVYAAMNILLLGERTVALTDTHVNDDPNAQEIAEYTIEAARMLSTLSLEPKVALLSRSNFGSDSAASGPKMREALKLIHEQAPDLQVDGEMHADCALDEALRSRTLPNSSLKGSANLLVCPNVDAGNISYNLLKTAAGSNVAIGPFLMGANAPVHILTYSSTVRRIINMTALTVLQANRS, encoded by the coding sequence ATGAGTTCACCTGTAGATCGACAAGCCGCCCTGGATTACCACGAGTTCCCCATTCCCGGCAAAGTCACCATTGCCGCGACCAAACCCCTGGTCAGCCAACGTGACCTGGGCCTGGCCTATTCCCCTGGTGTTGCTGCCGCCTGCGAAGAAATCGTGGTCGACCCGAAAAACGCCTTCCGCTACACCGGCCGTGGCAATCTGGTGGGTGTGATCTCCAACGGTACCGCTGTGCTGGGTCTGGGCAATATTGGTGCCCTGGCCTCCAAGCCCGTGATGGAAGGCAAGGCCGTTCTGTTCAAGAAGTTTGCTGGTCTGGACGTGTTTGACATCGAGATCAATGAAACCGATCCCGACAAGCTGGTAGATATCATCGCCGGTCTGGAGCCTACTTTTGGTGGCATCAACCTGGAAGACATCAAGGCACCCGAGTGTTTTGAAGTGGAGCGCAAGCTGCGCGAACGCATGAACATCCCCGTCTTCCACGACGACCAGCACGGCACCGCCATTTGTGTGACGGCCGCTTTCCTGAACGGCCTGAAAGTCGTCGGCAAAGACATCAAGAAGATCAAGGTTGTGACCTCCGGTGCCGGTGCAGCCGCGTTGGCTTGCCTGGACTTGATGGTGGATATGGGTCTGCCTGAAGAAAACGTCTGGGTCACGGACATTGATGGCGTGGTCTACAAAGGTCGCCCCGGTCATCAAGTGCCTGAGCTGGCCCGTTTCGCCAAAGAAACCGAAGCCCGCAAGCTGGCCGATGTGATCGAAAACGCTGACGTGTTCGTGGGCCTGTCCGCCGGTGGCGTGCTGAAAGCTGAAATGCTGCAAAAAATGGCAGACCGTCCTTTCGTGATGGCACTGGCCAACCCCACTCCCGAAATTCTGCCTGAAGTGGCCAAAGCCGCTCGCGACGACGTGATCATGGCAACCGGCCGTTCGGACTTCCCGAACCAGGTCAATAACGTGCTGTGCTTCCCCTACATCTTCCGCGGTGCGCTGGATGTGGGTGCGACCACGATTACCCGTGGCATGGAAAAAGCGGCTGCCCGCGCGATTGCCGCCCTGGCTGAAGAAGAGCAAGACGAAGCCGTGGCCGCTGCCTACGGTGGTTACGGTTTGAGCTTTGGCCCCGATTACCTGATTCCCAAGCCATTCGACCCACGTCTGATCGTGCGTATCGCCCCCGCCGTGGCTCAGGCCGCCATGGAAGAAGGCGTGGCAACCCGCCCTATCGCTGACCTGGAAGGCTACATCGCCAAGTTGCAGCAGTTCGTCTACCACTCCGGCGCATTCATGAAGCCCGTGTTTGCCGTGGCCAAGCAATTGGTACGCGAAGGCGGCAAGGCTCGCATCGTCTTTACCGAAGGTGAAGAAGAACGCGTTCTGCGTGCCGTGCAAGTGATTGTGGACGAGAAGCTGGCTCACCCGATTCTGGTTGGCCGCCCTGCCGTGCTGCTGTCCCGCATCAAGAAATTTGGTCTGCGCCTGCGTTTGGGCGTGGATGTGGAAGTGACCAACCCCGAGTCCGACGACCGTTTCCACCAGTACTGGACAACGTACTGGGAAAAAATGTGCCGTCGCGGTATCAGCAAGGAAATGGCCCGCGTGGAAATGCGTCGCCGCCTGACCCTGATTGGCTCGACCATGGTGCACCTGGGCGATGCTGATGGCATGATCTGCGGCACCATCGGCTCCTACCACAACCACCTGCGCTACATCGACGAGATGATCGGTCGCAAACCCGACTCCAGCGTGTACGCCGCCATGAACATCCTGCTGCTGGGCGAGCGCACGGTTGCCCTGACCGACACGCACGTCAACGACGATCCGAACGCACAGGAAATTGCGGAATACACGATTGAAGCGGCCCGCATGTTGAGCACGCTGAGCCTGGAACCCAAGGTGGCCCTGCTGTCGCGCTCCAACTTCGGTTCGGACTCGGCCGCTTCCGGTCCCAAGATGCGCGAAGCCCTGAAGCTGATTCATGAACAGGCCCCCGACCTGCAAGTGGACGGCGAAATGCACGCCGACTGCGCGCTGGACGAAGCCCTGCGCAGCCGCACTTTGCCGAACTCCTCGCTGAAAGGCTCGGCCAACCTGCTGGTCTGCCCGAACGTGGACGCTGGCAACATCAGCTACAACCTGCTGAAAACCGCTGCTGGCAGCAACGTGGCCATCGGCCCTTTCCTGATGGGCGCCAATGCTCCTGTGCACATCCTGACTTACAGCTCGACCGTACGCCGCATTATCAATATGACGGCCTTGACCGTGCTGCAAGCCAATCGCAGCTAA
- a CDS encoding LysR substrate-binding domain-containing protein, with product MDRGKGLETNDIAHRLVQRLKLRHLALLIEIERLGSLTKVADLMAMSQPAVTQALAEVEQVFGTPLFLRSSRGMEATPQGQIVISRARAMVQDMELLSLDLQAHSMGRQAHLRLGVIPLVSGKLVSTALRATRPQGQVVSVSITEGLTETLLEQLRDHALDAVVARSSPDLNMKGLRHEALYAQQPRLIASRELAGRLGRRKLDWSQLQDLDWILGPRNTPMRRQVANLFLRAGLLEPVPSVETSSPKLIGELIVNHSRAVSVVPTEIAEELVRVSGVAIVPYSFEWGLSPIALFTRAAGPQRPVDKLFAQELKRVCTDKTVPLERGAFFY from the coding sequence ATGGATAGGGGTAAAGGCTTGGAAACAAACGATATCGCTCATCGCCTGGTGCAACGACTCAAGCTGCGTCATTTGGCCTTGCTGATCGAGATCGAACGCTTGGGTTCGCTGACCAAAGTGGCGGATTTAATGGCGATGAGCCAGCCCGCGGTAACCCAGGCTCTGGCCGAGGTGGAACAAGTCTTTGGCACGCCGCTATTCCTGCGCTCCTCCCGTGGCATGGAGGCAACACCCCAAGGGCAGATCGTGATTTCACGTGCTCGTGCCATGGTGCAGGACATGGAGTTGTTGAGTCTGGACTTGCAGGCGCACAGCATGGGGCGGCAAGCGCATTTGCGACTGGGGGTGATTCCCCTGGTGTCCGGCAAGCTGGTTTCCACGGCCTTGCGGGCGACCCGCCCCCAAGGACAAGTAGTTTCCGTCAGCATTACTGAAGGGCTGACGGAAACCCTGCTGGAACAACTGCGCGATCACGCCCTGGATGCGGTGGTTGCACGCAGCTCTCCGGATTTGAATATGAAAGGCTTGCGGCATGAGGCGCTATACGCACAGCAACCGCGCCTGATCGCCAGCCGGGAGCTGGCAGGCCGACTGGGGCGGCGCAAGCTGGACTGGTCGCAATTGCAGGATCTGGATTGGATTCTGGGACCGCGCAATACCCCGATGCGGCGGCAGGTGGCGAACCTGTTTTTACGGGCTGGTTTGCTGGAGCCGGTGCCCAGTGTGGAAACCTCCTCACCCAAGCTGATCGGGGAGTTGATCGTGAACCACTCCCGTGCCGTGTCTGTGGTGCCTACCGAAATTGCTGAAGAGCTGGTGCGCGTGTCCGGGGTGGCAATTGTGCCGTATTCCTTTGAGTGGGGATTGTCGCCCATCGCCTTGTTTACGCGCGCTGCGGGCCCGCAGCGCCCGGTGGATAAATTATTCGCACAGGAGCTGAAACGGGTGTGTACCGACAAGACGGTGCCGCTGGAGCGAGGGGCGTTTTTCTACTAG
- a CDS encoding aldehyde dehydrogenase — MPTQKETVFELARAGKLHASHLIPGHQTTASALLDNISPIDLAVIGKIAAGQASDVQAAVAAARTSFESGEWSELSPAERKKIMLKWVALLEQYAEELAALDCVDAGKPITECLNTDMPATIDTFSWYAETADKCFGRISPTGSDALGLITKEPIGVVAAVLPWNFPAQMYAWKVAPALVCGNSVIVKPSELTSLSAYRMTQLAHQAGIPAGALILITGTGEEVGEPLGRHEDVDIVSFTGSTEVGRLFLKYSAESNLKEVVLECGGKSPQVVFEDALLDEAVPSILAAAFWNMSENCSCGSRLIVHSSLKDTLLQKLKQGLGSWKVGLPTDPDVSIGPMVEKAHFEKVASFLENPGKNAKLVHGGRIHSDLGSGWYIEPTIFDHITPEDRLFQEEVFGPVLAVTTFETEEQAIALANDTQYGLAASIYTLDVRRAQRVSRKIKAGTVSVNGFSEGDITAPFGGFKLSGFGGKDKGMEALDQYQQTKAIWYVNQ, encoded by the coding sequence ATGCCCACGCAGAAAGAGACTGTCTTTGAATTGGCCCGCGCCGGAAAGCTGCACGCTTCCCATTTGATTCCGGGCCATCAAACCACGGCTTCGGCCCTGCTCGATAACATCAGCCCTATCGACCTGGCCGTGATTGGCAAAATCGCTGCTGGCCAAGCCTCGGATGTGCAAGCGGCTGTCGCTGCCGCACGCACAAGCTTTGAGTCCGGTGAGTGGTCTGAGTTGTCTCCGGCAGAACGTAAAAAGATCATGCTCAAGTGGGTGGCCTTGCTGGAGCAATATGCCGAGGAACTGGCTGCACTCGATTGCGTGGATGCAGGCAAACCCATCACTGAATGCCTGAACACCGACATGCCCGCCACCATCGACACCTTCAGTTGGTATGCGGAAACGGCTGATAAATGCTTTGGCCGCATTTCCCCAACCGGCTCAGACGCGTTGGGCTTGATCACCAAGGAACCCATTGGGGTGGTGGCGGCCGTCCTGCCCTGGAACTTCCCGGCCCAGATGTACGCCTGGAAAGTGGCTCCTGCTCTGGTGTGCGGCAACTCGGTCATTGTGAAACCGTCCGAGCTGACCAGCCTTAGCGCCTACCGCATGACACAGCTGGCACACCAGGCAGGCATCCCCGCAGGGGCACTGATCCTGATCACCGGCACAGGCGAGGAAGTCGGGGAGCCTTTGGGACGGCACGAGGACGTGGACATTGTGTCGTTCACCGGCTCCACTGAAGTGGGTCGCCTGTTTCTGAAATACTCCGCAGAAAGCAACCTGAAGGAAGTCGTGCTGGAATGCGGCGGAAAAAGCCCCCAGGTCGTTTTTGAAGATGCCCTGCTGGACGAAGCGGTCCCCTCCATCCTGGCGGCCGCATTCTGGAACATGAGCGAAAACTGCAGTTGCGGCTCCCGCCTGATCGTACACAGCAGCCTGAAAGACACACTGCTGCAAAAACTCAAACAGGGGCTAGGCTCCTGGAAAGTGGGCTTGCCTACGGATCCGGATGTATCTATCGGACCGATGGTGGAAAAAGCACACTTTGAAAAAGTGGCCAGCTTTCTGGAAAATCCCGGAAAAAATGCCAAGCTGGTTCATGGCGGACGCATTCATAGTGACTTGGGCAGTGGCTGGTATATCGAACCCACTATCTTCGATCACATTACCCCGGAAGACCGCCTGTTCCAGGAAGAAGTGTTCGGCCCCGTTCTGGCCGTCACTACCTTCGAGACAGAAGAGCAAGCGATCGCCTTGGCAAACGATACCCAATATGGTCTGGCCGCCTCCATCTACACCCTTGATGTGCGCCGAGCACAACGTGTCTCGCGCAAGATCAAAGCGGGCACAGTGTCGGTAAATGGCTTTTCAGAAGGCGACATCACCGCTCCCTTTGGCGGCTTCAAACTGTCCGGTTTTGGCGGCAAGGACAAGGGCATGGAAGCCCTGGATCAGTACCAGCAAACCAAGGCGATCTGGTATGTCAATCAGTAA